In the Candidatus Desulfatibia profunda genome, one interval contains:
- a CDS encoding ketoacyl-ACP synthase III, giving the protein MSMNFAARITGTGSAFPVNRVTNDDITEKLSKLGLETNDGWIRERTGICERRISDIENPNEHNSSLGCQAARKALEMAGKTPEDIDQIIYATCSPDTQLPSTACWLQHKLGAFRAWALDINAACSGFVYGLAIAEKFVCSGQVQTALVVGGEVLSSIIDWNDRNSCILFGDGAGAALVERVPADSRRRVLSSHLHSDGNLWELFHIPAGGSTMEVTPERYAQHLHKIKMRGKEIFKVAVRTLADFAIRALEQNRLTVADLDWFVPHQANLRIIEAVARRLDFPMEKVLINVDRYGNTSAATVPTAFDEAVRDGRIQQGQIVLFDAFGAGLTYGSILLRW; this is encoded by the coding sequence ATGTCTATGAATTTTGCAGCGAGAATTACCGGAACAGGCTCGGCTTTTCCCGTTAATCGAGTGACCAACGACGATATAACTGAGAAATTGTCAAAATTGGGGCTTGAAACCAACGACGGCTGGATTCGGGAGCGGACGGGAATTTGTGAAAGACGGATATCGGATATTGAAAATCCGAACGAACATAACTCTTCTTTAGGATGCCAGGCTGCCCGAAAAGCCCTCGAAATGGCGGGGAAAACCCCCGAAGATATCGACCAGATTATTTATGCGACCTGCTCGCCGGACACCCAGCTGCCTTCGACTGCCTGCTGGCTTCAGCACAAACTGGGGGCCTTTCGGGCCTGGGCCCTGGATATCAATGCGGCCTGTTCCGGATTTGTTTACGGTTTGGCGATTGCCGAAAAGTTTGTGTGCAGCGGACAGGTGCAAACGGCGCTGGTGGTCGGCGGTGAAGTGCTCAGTTCCATTATCGATTGGAATGATCGCAATTCCTGCATCTTGTTCGGTGACGGCGCCGGAGCAGCCCTGGTCGAACGGGTTCCGGCGGATTCTCGCCGGCGGGTACTTTCCAGCCATTTACATTCGGACGGGAACCTGTGGGAACTCTTTCATATCCCGGCCGGGGGCTCCACGATGGAAGTCACCCCTGAGCGCTATGCGCAGCATCTTCACAAAATAAAGATGAGAGGTAAGGAAATTTTCAAAGTCGCGGTCCGGACGCTGGCCGACTTTGCGATTCGCGCACTAGAGCAAAACCGGCTGACCGTTGCAGATCTGGACTGGTTCGTGCCGCACCAGGCCAATCTGCGAATCATCGAGGCCGTGGCCCGGCGGCTCGACTTTCCCATGGAAAAAGTTTTGATTAATGTGGATCGCTACGGTAATACCTCGGCCGCAACGGTTCCGACGGCTTTTGACGAAGCCGTGCGGGACGGGCGTATCCAGCAAGGACAAATCGTATTATTCGACGCTTTTGGCGCCGGACTGACCTACGGCTCCATTCTGCTGCGCTGGTAG
- a CDS encoding radical SAM protein: MKVLLVSPNVESLPDPVFPIGLAFIAGALKKNRIRYQVLDLCFVQDYEAAIASCVRDFTPDIIGLSLRNVDNVSYPQYVSYLTFYRRVVQTFKKYSRGLIVVGGSGFALIPAAMLNYLKTDYGILGEGEFSFVKFINEHKQHKDARAELKSGVINYHPGIIENLNDLPIPDRSKFDNAAYLRWGGMGNIQTKRGCPFHCIYCTYPLIEGPNIRLRSPRLICDEIETILEYGVNHLFVVDNEFNYPIDHAQAVCREMINRKLPIRWSCYASPGFVTPELIDLMLAAGCTGLEFGSDAANATMLANMGKSFTVNDLENASAVCRQSGISFCHSLLLGGPGETMETVNQTLKTILDLAPTAVICMIGIRVFPRTKLALLAAKEGLIGPDEDFLKPVFYLSPAIENDILPFIKTFSTKHPTWIFPGLNININNQLQKKLRRFGIRGPLWEHMRIGGRLLPAQQNGAVGQSGAKSVE; this comes from the coding sequence ATGAAAGTCCTGCTGGTTTCACCCAACGTCGAATCTCTTCCCGATCCGGTTTTTCCGATCGGTTTGGCGTTCATCGCCGGGGCCTTAAAAAAAAACCGAATCCGCTACCAGGTACTGGACCTGTGTTTTGTCCAGGACTATGAAGCCGCGATTGCATCTTGTGTTCGTGATTTTACGCCCGACATTATCGGACTCTCCTTACGAAACGTCGACAATGTCAGTTATCCGCAATATGTCTCCTACCTGACTTTTTATCGCCGGGTGGTTCAAACCTTTAAAAAATACAGCCGGGGCCTCATCGTTGTCGGCGGCAGCGGTTTCGCACTGATACCTGCGGCGATGTTAAACTATTTAAAGACTGATTACGGAATCCTGGGGGAAGGAGAATTCTCTTTTGTTAAATTCATCAACGAACACAAGCAGCATAAAGATGCCCGCGCTGAGCTCAAATCAGGGGTTATAAACTATCATCCCGGAATAATTGAAAACTTAAATGACCTCCCGATCCCGGATCGTTCGAAATTTGATAATGCGGCCTATTTGAGATGGGGTGGAATGGGCAACATCCAGACCAAAAGAGGCTGCCCGTTCCACTGCATTTACTGTACCTATCCGCTGATAGAAGGTCCCAACATAAGGCTGCGGAGTCCCCGACTCATCTGCGACGAAATCGAAACGATTCTTGAGTATGGAGTGAATCATCTGTTTGTTGTCGACAATGAATTTAATTATCCCATCGATCATGCCCAGGCCGTTTGCCGGGAAATGATCAACCGCAAACTGCCGATCCGATGGAGCTGCTATGCCAGCCCGGGGTTTGTTACGCCTGAACTCATTGATTTAATGCTTGCCGCCGGCTGTACCGGCCTGGAATTCGGGAGTGACGCGGCCAATGCTACCATGCTGGCCAATATGGGCAAAAGCTTTACCGTCAATGACCTTGAAAACGCCTCGGCCGTCTGCCGGCAATCCGGCATCAGTTTTTGCCATTCCCTGCTCCTGGGCGGGCCGGGGGAAACCATGGAAACCGTAAATCAGACCTTAAAAACGATTCTGGATCTGGCGCCGACCGCCGTCATTTGTATGATCGGCATCCGGGTGTTTCCCAGAACCAAACTTGCTTTGTTGGCCGCCAAGGAGGGATTGATCGGGCCTGATGAGGACTTTTTAAAACCGGTGTTTTACCTCTCACCAGCCATTGAAAATGACATCCTGCCGTTTATAAAAACGTTTTCAACAAAGCACCCCACCTGGATATTTCCCGGCCTCAATATCAACATCAACAACCAACTGCAAAAGAAACTGCGCCGCTTTGGCATTAGGGGCCCTTTGTGGGAGCACATGAGGATCGGTGGTCGTTTACTACCAGCGCAGCAGAATGGAGCCGTAGGTCAGTCCGGCGCCAAAAGCGTCGAATAA